A region from the Oncorhynchus tshawytscha isolate Ot180627B linkage group LG26, Otsh_v2.0, whole genome shotgun sequence genome encodes:
- the LOC112225077 gene encoding uncharacterized protein LOC112225077 isoform X15, with protein sequence MGTQGTGRKRNPNKDRSTAEDDALNLISREAEARLAAKRAARAEAREIRMKELERQQKEEDSERYSRPTQRHTSISDDDERMSVGSRGSVRVDDRDYLEKGSRAASTLSAATLASLGGSSSRGESGETSITGDTETSIREIKEIHELKDQIQDVESKYMQSLKEVKDTLVEVEEKYRKAMVSNAQLDNEKNNLMYQVDTLKDSLMELEELLSESRREYEGKSKDFEREKHAHGVLQFQFKEMKETLKQSEELLTEIRQMRLKQDGFVREISDLQETVEWKDKKIGALERQKEYSDAIRNERDELRDEVVQLKDILKKHGIVLRPDLTANGEMLELGTEESASGDPASQLAQDSQMSPMEGGNSMLGRAQETELGSRGDKVVDPGRSRQQEDTHEEEAQENHLTSPTPCSLVGVSETETSREAQPFSPTLGEEVEIEGSDVNKDSDNGIPVVEVKSGPVCDSEVLVVVTGPEEEVTVAGEGYEAAGVEGTGQGRVEVASEGEMGIKNDKADEAETKVVKSSDDTKETSSKEPTSEYGAAAEQEENESSKDVKCLDSYPLPRETIEDTMKNGTHISQGTDLDTSKSPIKSNPELQKTKKVEALPEMTDLQPQAQAGNKKKKGKKKKGETQSDVKQEDHKKSTTETCVVSMTNGTQISLGTDLDTPKTPVESNPEPQPEPQKTKKACVLPETTDMQLQSQGGKKKKKGKKKGEKQGDETQGDKMSTTEEDVVSTPSDKEPVEAVGEGVITIETQREEGTSSSPDRELQSPEQKAQTIAEGLNLKEEQLEEDRVEPTIEVSLTDQAKSEEVVSKKKKKKMKKDKHKPTMELEKSEGEISVLSLESNIGIADPVDHSKCITSAYNPMEELELTTDTGTQKDESGYTTNPDNFGDCLNSSADPKCPLDSKQSTAGNSNNVKEEDSIKVSVEEEQTIQDSKEQGNNFHSPIVLRPELKESVEPEDLIFHDGVATHPDQANENATQDLKEAGQDKPNGSPEERTNALEHEDTSMAMPADVEKCNNSADEKCCSISLDRNCPAAETIRLPEQLVDLPGCPVTDRNLYENNKPETLDAEEASNGGISTETELNDTETLDAEEASNGGISRETELNDTETFDAEEASNGGISRETELNDTETLDAEEASNGGISRETELNDTETFDAEEASNGGISTETELNDAEEASNGGISTETELNDTEEASNGGISTETELNDAEEASNGGISTETELNDTETRLQDPVKETPVTIDSFREQSHNESGPCTMVAKAEEQDDPIEAKLEGNKVPGPSEPWNDKEHENEGQSFDFSDLVSVVPANVFPIASQEEVSQEMRTMSVGYKIEVELGKEKGNQEEEDDKPQDTEGVSTIVAQQSIEGGSDNAPEELRSPEEKAQTIVEGQNVNGEQQLITLEEGVSVTHNQKDIAEEGGSVTVEQQGVGESERQQNATEVEALPVEEGEEAIQYGSQQGRRESSQSAEGNNEQSRTGLKKGSKKVKGKGKEDCRMS encoded by the exons GCAGAGGCCAGGCTGGCAGCAAAGAGGGCGGCCAGGGCAGAGGCCCGAGAAATCCGTATGAAGGAGCTGGAGAGACAACAGAAAGAG GAGGACAGTGAGAGGTACTCACGccccacacagagacatacttcg ATCTCAGACGATGATGAGCGGATGTCTGTGGGCAGCCGAGGCAGTGTGAGG GTGGATGACCGAGATTACCTGGAAAAGGGATCTCGAGCCGCTTCCACCCTATCGGCAGCCACCCTCGCCTCGCTGGGCGGGTCTTCCTCCCGGGGAGAAAGTGGTGAAACGTCCATCACTGGCGACACAGAAACCTCCATACGAGAGATCAAG GAGATTCATGAGCTGAAGGATCAGATCCAAGATGTGGAGTCAAAGTACATGCAGAGCCTCAAAGAAGTCAAG GATACCTtagtggaggtggaggagaagtaCCGCAAGGCCATGGTGTCCAACGCCCAGTTGGACAACGAGAAGAACAACCTGATGTACCAGGTGGACACGCTGAAGGACTCGCTCATGGAGCTGGAGGAGCTGCTGTCCGAGTCACGCCGCGAGTACGAAGGGAAGAGCAAG GACTTTGAGCGTGAGAAACATGCCCACGGCGTGCTGCAGTTCCAGTTCAAGGAGATGAAGGAAACACTAAAACAGAGCGAGGAGTTACTAACA GAGATCCGTCAGATGCGTCTCAAGCAGGACGGCTTTGTTAGGGAAATCTCTGACCTGCAGGAAACCGTGGAGTGGAAGGATAAAAAGATTGGG GCCTTAGAGCGGCAAAAGGAGTATTCGGATGCCATCCGAAATGAGCGGGATGAGCTCAGGGATGAGGTGGTCCAGCTGAAAGACATTCTGAAG AAACATGGAATTGTCctcagacctgacctgactgccAATGGGGAAATGCTGGAGTTGGGAACTGAAGAGTCAGCCAGTGGAGATCCAGCTTCTCAATTGGCTCAGGACTCCCAGATGTCGCCCATGGAAGGGGGGAACAGCATGCTTG GCAGAGCTCAGGAGACGGAGTTGGGAAGTAGAGGAGATAAGGTGGTGGATCCAGGAAGGTCCAGGCAGCAAGAGGATACACACGAGGAGGAGGCTCAAGAGAACCATCTGACCTCACCCACCCCCTGTAGCCTTGTTGGTGTTTCTGAAACAGAAACATCGAGGGAGGCTCAGCCATTCTCACCCACATTGGGGGAGGAGGTTGAAATTGAAGGCAGTGATGTCAACAAAGACTCTGACAATGGCATACCAGTAGTAGAGGTCAAAAGTGGACCGGTCTGTGATTCTGAGGTACTTGTGGTTGTAACAGGTCCTGAGGAAGAGGTTACAGTAGCGGGGGAGGGGTATGAAGCAGCAGGTGTAGAGGGGACAGGGCAAGGCAGAGTAGAGGTTGCAAGCGAAGGGGAAATGGGAATAAAAAATGACAAGGCAGATGAGGCAGAGACCAAAGTTGTCAAGAGCAGTGACGACACCAAAGAGACGTCTTCAAAAGAGCCTACCTCAGAATATGGTGCAGCAGCTGAACAAGAGGAAAACGAATCGAGTAAAGACGTGAAATGTTTAGACTCATATCCTCTGCCTAGGGAAACCATTGAGGACACCATGAAAAATGGCACACATATTAGCCAAGGGACAGACCTTGATACTAGTAAGAGCCCAATCAAATCAAACCCTGAGCTTCAGAAAACAAAAAAGGTTGAAGCGTTACCAGAGATGACTGACCTGCAGCCACAGGCCCAAGCAGGCAACAAGAAGAAGAAAGGCAAGAAGAAGAAGGGAGAAACACAAAGCGACGTAAAGCAGGAAGACCATAAGAAGAGCACAACAGAAACGTGTGTAGTCTCCATGACAAATGGCACACAGATTAGCCTAGGGACAGACCTTGATACTCCTAAGACCCCAGTCGAATCAAACCCTGAGCCTCAACCTGAGCCTCAGAAAACAAAAAAGGCATGTGTGTTGCCAGAGACCACTGATATGCAGCTACAGTCCCAAGGAggcaaaaagaaaaagaaaggcaAGAAGAAGGGTGAGAAACAAGGTGATGAAACGCAGGGAGATAAGATGAGCACAACAGAAGAGGATGTGGTCTCCACCCCAAGCGATAAGGAGCCAGTAGAGGCTGTAGGAGAGGGGGTTATCACAatagagacacagcgagaggAGGGGACCAGTAGTTCACCAGATCGAGAGCTCCAAAGCCCTGAACAAAAAGCACAAACCATAGCTGAGGGACTGAACCTGAAGGAAGAACAACTAGAAGAAGACCGAGTAGAGCCTACCATTGAAGTATCTCTGACTGACCAAGCTAAGAGTGAGGAAGTTGTctcaaagaagaaaaagaagaaaatgAAAAAGGACAAACACAAACCTACAATGGAATTAGAGAAATCAGAAGGCGAGATATCAGTATTATCCCTTGAGTCCAACATTGGTATTGCTGATCCTGTTGATCACTCCAAGTGTATAACCAGCGCTTATAACCCTATGGAGGAATTAGAATTGACAACAGATACTGGTACCCAAAAGGACGAGTCAGGGTACACAACCAACCCTGATAACTTTGGAGACTGTTTGAACTCTTCAGCTGACCCAAAATGTCCATTGGACTCGAAACAGTCCACAGCTGGGAATTCAAACAATGTCAAAGAGGAAGATTCAATCAAGGTCTCAGTTGAAGAGGAACAAACAATCCAAGACTCAAAGGAACAGGGGAATAACTTTCACAGTCCCATCGTCCTAAGACCAGAGCTCAAGGAGAGCGTGGAACCTGAAGACCTTATCTTCCATGATGGTGTCGCTACTCACCCAGACCAGGCTAACGAAAATGCAACACAAGACCTAAAAGAGGCAGGTCAAGATAAACCAAATGGGAGCCCAGAAGAGCGTACAAATGCACTTGAACATGAAGACACTTCAATGGCAATGCCAGCAGATGTAGAGAAATGCAACAATTCAGCAGATGAGAAATGTTGTAGCATATCGCTTGACCGCAACTGCCCTGCTGCTGAGACCATAAGACTGCCTGAACAATTGGTGGATCTACCTGGTTGTCCAGTCACTGACAGGAACTTGTATGAAAACAACAAGCCAGAAACACTTGATGCAGAAGAGGCATCAAATGGAGGGATCTCTACAGAGACCGAGCTGAATGATACAGAAACACTTGATGCAGAAGAGGCATCAAATGGAGGGATCTCTAGAGAGACCGAGCTGAATGATACAGAAACATTTGATGCAGAAGAGGCATCAAATGGAGGGATCTCTAGAGAGACCGAGCTGAATGATACAGAAACACTTGATGCAGAAGAGGCATCAAATGGAGGGATCTCTAGAGAGACCGAGCTGAATGATACAGAAACATTTGATGCAGAAGAGGCATCAAATGGAGGGATCTCTACAGAGACCGAGCTGAATGATGCAGAAGAGGCATCAAATGGAGGGATCTCTACAGAGACCGAGCTGAATGATACAGAAGAGGCATCAAATGGAGGGATCTCTACAGAGACAGAGCTGAATGATGCAGAAGAGGCATCAAATGGAGGGATCTCTACAGAGACCGAGCTGAATGATACAGAAACACGACTACAGGACCCTGTAAAAGAAACTCCGGTGACAATTGACTCTTTTAGGGAACAGAGCCACAATGAAAGTGGACCATGCACTATGGTGGCTAAAGCAGAAGAGCAAGATGATCCCATTGAGGCCAAGCTGGAGGGTAACAAGGTACCTGGACCCAGTGAGCCGTGGAATGACAAGGAGCATGAAAATGAGGGTCAATCGTTTGACTTTTCTGACCTAGTTTCAGTGGTTCCTGCAAATGTATTCCCAATAGCATCCCAAGAGGAGGTCAGCCAGGAAATGAGAACTATGTCGGTAGGATACAAAATAGAGGTAGAGCTTGGTAAAGAGAAGGGTAaccaggaagaggaggatgacaaaCCGCAGGACACAGAGGGAGTTAGCACGATAGTGGCACAGCAATCAATTGAAGGGGGGTCGGATAATGCACCAGAGGAGCTCCGAAGCCCTGAAGAAAAAGCACAAACCATAGTTGAGGGCCAGAACGTGAATGGAGAACAACAACTAATCACATTAGAGGAGGGGGTTAGTGTAACACACAACCAGAAAGACAttgcagaggagggagggagtgtgactGTTGAACAGCAAGGTGTaggggagagcgagaggcagCAGAATGCAACTGAGGTAGAGGCTTTGCCagtagaggagggggaagaggcaatCCAGTATGGGTCACAGCAGGGTAGAAGAGAAAGTAGTCAGAGTGCAGAGGGCAACAACGAGCAATCTAGGACAGGCTTGAAAAAAGGCAGTAAGAAAGTAAAAGGCAAGGGAAAAGAGGACTGCCGAATGTCCTAG
- the LOC112225077 gene encoding uncharacterized protein LOC112225077 isoform X12 has protein sequence MGTQGTGRKRNPNKDRSTAEDDALNLISREAEARLAAKRAARAEAREIRMKELERQQKEIYQVQKKYYGLDNKSDKVDSEWGHIEQWMEDSERYSRPTQRHTSISDDDERMSVGSRGSVRSDLDAIGAYGRGEKDKKSKKKKKHKDKHKDRDSNGYDNEYSTISSRSSRLGDESTSRVSRSSRLDLQPSSGLSDESISKVSRSSRLDLQPASYASSDLNSNNGLSSSRQRLSSYEGSLYEDSLYSGSRRVTGSSSRVDDRDYLEKGSRAASTLSAATLASLGGSSSRGESGETSITGDTETSIREIKEIHELKDQIQDVESKYMQSLKEVKDTLVEVEEKYRKAMVSNAQLDNEKNNLMYQVDTLKDSLMELEELLSESRREYEGKSKDFEREKHAHGVLQFQFKEMKETLKQSEELLTEIRQMRLKQDGFVREISDLQETVEWKDKKIGALERQKEYSDAIRNERDELRDEVVQLKDILKKHGIVLRPDLTANGEMLELGTEESASGDPASQLAQDSQMSPMEGGNSMLGRAQETELGSRGDKVVDPGRSRQQEDTHEEEAQENHLTSPTPCSLVGVSETETSREAQPFSPTLGEEVEIEGSDVNKDSDNGIPVVEVKSGPVCDSEVLVVVTGPEEEVTVAGEGYEAAGVEGTGQGRVEVASEGEMGIKNDKADEAETKVVKSSDDTKETSSKEPTSEYGAAAEQEENESSKDVKCLDSYPLPRETIEDTMKNGTHISQGTDLDTSKSPIKSNPELQKTKKVEALPEMTDLQPQAQAGNKKKKGKKKKGETQSDVKQEDHKKSTTETCVVSMTNGTQISLGTDLDTPKTPVESNPEPQPEPQKTKKACVLPETTDMQLQSQGGKKKKKGKKKGEKQGDETQGDKMSTTEEDVVSTPSDKEPVEAVGEGVITIETQREEGTSSSPDRELQSPEQKAQTIAEGLNLKEEQLEEDRVEPTIEVSLTDQAKSEEVVSKKKKKKMKKDKHKPTMELEKSEGEISVLSLESNIGIADPVDHSKCITSAYNPMEELELTTDTGTQKDESGYTTNPDNFGDCLNSSADPKCPLDSKQSTAGNSNNVKEEDSIKVSVEEEQTIQDSKEQGNNFHSPIVLRPELKESVEPEDLIFHDGVATHPDQANENATQDLKEAGQDKPNGSPEERTNALEHEDTSMAMPADVEKCNNSADEKCCSISLDRNCPAAETIRLPEQLVDLPGCPVTDRNLYENNKPETLDAEEASNGGISTETELNDTETLDAEEASNGGISRETELNDTETFDAEEASNGGISRETELNDTETLDAEEASNGGISRETELNDTETFDAEEASNGGISTETELNDAEEASNGGISTETELNDTEEASNGGISTETELNDAEEASNGGISTETELNDTETRLQDPVKETPVTIDSFREQSHNESGPCTMVAKAEEQDDPIEAKLEGNKVPGPSEPWNDKEHENEGQSFDFSDLVSVVPANVFPIASQEEVSQEMRTMSVGYKIEVELGKEKGNQEEEDDKPQDTEGVSTIVAQQSIEGGSDNAPEELRSPEEKAQTIVEGQNVNGEQQLITLEEGVSVTHNQKDIAEEGGSVTVEQQGVGESERQQNATEVEALPVEEGEEAIQYGSQQGRRESSQSAEGNNEQSRTGLKKGSKKVKGKGKEDCRMS, from the exons GCAGAGGCCAGGCTGGCAGCAAAGAGGGCGGCCAGGGCAGAGGCCCGAGAAATCCGTATGAAGGAGCTGGAGAGACAACAGAAAGAG ATCTATCAGGTTCAGAAG AAATATTACGGCTTGGACAACAAATCAGACAAAGTAGACAGCGAATGGGGACACATCGAGCAATGGatg GAGGACAGTGAGAGGTACTCACGccccacacagagacatacttcg ATCTCAGACGATGATGAGCGGATGTCTGTGGGCAGCCGAGGCAGTGTGAGG TCGGATCTTGATGCAATAGGGGCCTACGGAAGAGGG GAGAAGGACAAGAAGTCCAAGAAAAAGAAGaaacacaaagacaaacacaaagaTCGTGAC AGCAACGGCTATGACAATGAGTACAGTACTATATCCAGTCGG AGCTCCAGACTCGGTGATGAGAGCACTAGCAGGGTCTCTCGCTCGTCCAGACTAGATCTGCAGCCG AGCTCCGGACTCAGTGATGAGAGCATTAGCAAGGTCTCTCGCTCCTCCAGACTGGACCTGCAACCG GCATCATATGCTTCCTCTGACCTTAACAGCAACAATGGTCTGTCCTCTTCTAGGCAACGGCTTTCTTCCTACGAG GGCTCTTTGTATGAGGACAGTCTGTACAGTGGGTCTCGACGGGTGACCGGCTCCAGCTCTCGT GTGGATGACCGAGATTACCTGGAAAAGGGATCTCGAGCCGCTTCCACCCTATCGGCAGCCACCCTCGCCTCGCTGGGCGGGTCTTCCTCCCGGGGAGAAAGTGGTGAAACGTCCATCACTGGCGACACAGAAACCTCCATACGAGAGATCAAG GAGATTCATGAGCTGAAGGATCAGATCCAAGATGTGGAGTCAAAGTACATGCAGAGCCTCAAAGAAGTCAAG GATACCTtagtggaggtggaggagaagtaCCGCAAGGCCATGGTGTCCAACGCCCAGTTGGACAACGAGAAGAACAACCTGATGTACCAGGTGGACACGCTGAAGGACTCGCTCATGGAGCTGGAGGAGCTGCTGTCCGAGTCACGCCGCGAGTACGAAGGGAAGAGCAAG GACTTTGAGCGTGAGAAACATGCCCACGGCGTGCTGCAGTTCCAGTTCAAGGAGATGAAGGAAACACTAAAACAGAGCGAGGAGTTACTAACA GAGATCCGTCAGATGCGTCTCAAGCAGGACGGCTTTGTTAGGGAAATCTCTGACCTGCAGGAAACCGTGGAGTGGAAGGATAAAAAGATTGGG GCCTTAGAGCGGCAAAAGGAGTATTCGGATGCCATCCGAAATGAGCGGGATGAGCTCAGGGATGAGGTGGTCCAGCTGAAAGACATTCTGAAG AAACATGGAATTGTCctcagacctgacctgactgccAATGGGGAAATGCTGGAGTTGGGAACTGAAGAGTCAGCCAGTGGAGATCCAGCTTCTCAATTGGCTCAGGACTCCCAGATGTCGCCCATGGAAGGGGGGAACAGCATGCTTG GCAGAGCTCAGGAGACGGAGTTGGGAAGTAGAGGAGATAAGGTGGTGGATCCAGGAAGGTCCAGGCAGCAAGAGGATACACACGAGGAGGAGGCTCAAGAGAACCATCTGACCTCACCCACCCCCTGTAGCCTTGTTGGTGTTTCTGAAACAGAAACATCGAGGGAGGCTCAGCCATTCTCACCCACATTGGGGGAGGAGGTTGAAATTGAAGGCAGTGATGTCAACAAAGACTCTGACAATGGCATACCAGTAGTAGAGGTCAAAAGTGGACCGGTCTGTGATTCTGAGGTACTTGTGGTTGTAACAGGTCCTGAGGAAGAGGTTACAGTAGCGGGGGAGGGGTATGAAGCAGCAGGTGTAGAGGGGACAGGGCAAGGCAGAGTAGAGGTTGCAAGCGAAGGGGAAATGGGAATAAAAAATGACAAGGCAGATGAGGCAGAGACCAAAGTTGTCAAGAGCAGTGACGACACCAAAGAGACGTCTTCAAAAGAGCCTACCTCAGAATATGGTGCAGCAGCTGAACAAGAGGAAAACGAATCGAGTAAAGACGTGAAATGTTTAGACTCATATCCTCTGCCTAGGGAAACCATTGAGGACACCATGAAAAATGGCACACATATTAGCCAAGGGACAGACCTTGATACTAGTAAGAGCCCAATCAAATCAAACCCTGAGCTTCAGAAAACAAAAAAGGTTGAAGCGTTACCAGAGATGACTGACCTGCAGCCACAGGCCCAAGCAGGCAACAAGAAGAAGAAAGGCAAGAAGAAGAAGGGAGAAACACAAAGCGACGTAAAGCAGGAAGACCATAAGAAGAGCACAACAGAAACGTGTGTAGTCTCCATGACAAATGGCACACAGATTAGCCTAGGGACAGACCTTGATACTCCTAAGACCCCAGTCGAATCAAACCCTGAGCCTCAACCTGAGCCTCAGAAAACAAAAAAGGCATGTGTGTTGCCAGAGACCACTGATATGCAGCTACAGTCCCAAGGAggcaaaaagaaaaagaaaggcaAGAAGAAGGGTGAGAAACAAGGTGATGAAACGCAGGGAGATAAGATGAGCACAACAGAAGAGGATGTGGTCTCCACCCCAAGCGATAAGGAGCCAGTAGAGGCTGTAGGAGAGGGGGTTATCACAatagagacacagcgagaggAGGGGACCAGTAGTTCACCAGATCGAGAGCTCCAAAGCCCTGAACAAAAAGCACAAACCATAGCTGAGGGACTGAACCTGAAGGAAGAACAACTAGAAGAAGACCGAGTAGAGCCTACCATTGAAGTATCTCTGACTGACCAAGCTAAGAGTGAGGAAGTTGTctcaaagaagaaaaagaagaaaatgAAAAAGGACAAACACAAACCTACAATGGAATTAGAGAAATCAGAAGGCGAGATATCAGTATTATCCCTTGAGTCCAACATTGGTATTGCTGATCCTGTTGATCACTCCAAGTGTATAACCAGCGCTTATAACCCTATGGAGGAATTAGAATTGACAACAGATACTGGTACCCAAAAGGACGAGTCAGGGTACACAACCAACCCTGATAACTTTGGAGACTGTTTGAACTCTTCAGCTGACCCAAAATGTCCATTGGACTCGAAACAGTCCACAGCTGGGAATTCAAACAATGTCAAAGAGGAAGATTCAATCAAGGTCTCAGTTGAAGAGGAACAAACAATCCAAGACTCAAAGGAACAGGGGAATAACTTTCACAGTCCCATCGTCCTAAGACCAGAGCTCAAGGAGAGCGTGGAACCTGAAGACCTTATCTTCCATGATGGTGTCGCTACTCACCCAGACCAGGCTAACGAAAATGCAACACAAGACCTAAAAGAGGCAGGTCAAGATAAACCAAATGGGAGCCCAGAAGAGCGTACAAATGCACTTGAACATGAAGACACTTCAATGGCAATGCCAGCAGATGTAGAGAAATGCAACAATTCAGCAGATGAGAAATGTTGTAGCATATCGCTTGACCGCAACTGCCCTGCTGCTGAGACCATAAGACTGCCTGAACAATTGGTGGATCTACCTGGTTGTCCAGTCACTGACAGGAACTTGTATGAAAACAACAAGCCAGAAACACTTGATGCAGAAGAGGCATCAAATGGAGGGATCTCTACAGAGACCGAGCTGAATGATACAGAAACACTTGATGCAGAAGAGGCATCAAATGGAGGGATCTCTAGAGAGACCGAGCTGAATGATACAGAAACATTTGATGCAGAAGAGGCATCAAATGGAGGGATCTCTAGAGAGACCGAGCTGAATGATACAGAAACACTTGATGCAGAAGAGGCATCAAATGGAGGGATCTCTAGAGAGACCGAGCTGAATGATACAGAAACATTTGATGCAGAAGAGGCATCAAATGGAGGGATCTCTACAGAGACCGAGCTGAATGATGCAGAAGAGGCATCAAATGGAGGGATCTCTACAGAGACCGAGCTGAATGATACAGAAGAGGCATCAAATGGAGGGATCTCTACAGAGACAGAGCTGAATGATGCAGAAGAGGCATCAAATGGAGGGATCTCTACAGAGACCGAGCTGAATGATACAGAAACACGACTACAGGACCCTGTAAAAGAAACTCCGGTGACAATTGACTCTTTTAGGGAACAGAGCCACAATGAAAGTGGACCATGCACTATGGTGGCTAAAGCAGAAGAGCAAGATGATCCCATTGAGGCCAAGCTGGAGGGTAACAAGGTACCTGGACCCAGTGAGCCGTGGAATGACAAGGAGCATGAAAATGAGGGTCAATCGTTTGACTTTTCTGACCTAGTTTCAGTGGTTCCTGCAAATGTATTCCCAATAGCATCCCAAGAGGAGGTCAGCCAGGAAATGAGAACTATGTCGGTAGGATACAAAATAGAGGTAGAGCTTGGTAAAGAGAAGGGTAaccaggaagaggaggatgacaaaCCGCAGGACACAGAGGGAGTTAGCACGATAGTGGCACAGCAATCAATTGAAGGGGGGTCGGATAATGCACCAGAGGAGCTCCGAAGCCCTGAAGAAAAAGCACAAACCATAGTTGAGGGCCAGAACGTGAATGGAGAACAACAACTAATCACATTAGAGGAGGGGGTTAGTGTAACACACAACCAGAAAGACAttgcagaggagggagggagtgtgactGTTGAACAGCAAGGTGTaggggagagcgagaggcagCAGAATGCAACTGAGGTAGAGGCTTTGCCagtagaggagggggaagaggcaatCCAGTATGGGTCACAGCAGGGTAGAAGAGAAAGTAGTCAGAGTGCAGAGGGCAACAACGAGCAATCTAGGACAGGCTTGAAAAAAGGCAGTAAGAAAGTAAAAGGCAAGGGAAAAGAGGACTGCCGAATGTCCTAG